Proteins encoded together in one Terriglobus saanensis SP1PR4 window:
- a CDS encoding tetratricopeptide repeat protein, with the protein MKKRIYLVPALALALLCVRPMHAVNRDMVQLQTQIQQLQDSVARLQQSNDERMGVLKDLVQQTADSVNRMASTVDALQKHVSAQQDAEGAKVDTVSGQVQSLNDSVDELKARLGRIEKALADIQSTQQSVNAKLDSAAPAAGTPAPASPSDFSAPPPSGKKGATRVDPVAAAPVEQQPAQPAAPPLRDLYQTAYGDFVGAKYTLASAEFGDVVKFYPDDPLAGNAYFYLGEIDYKAGKFNSAAKNYDHVLEQYPGNAKIPVSHLRKGQSLIALKQNEAGIRELRSLIQRFPNSPEATQARSKLSAMGVPSTARR; encoded by the coding sequence ATGAAGAAGAGGATCTATCTTGTCCCGGCGCTGGCACTGGCGCTGCTGTGTGTACGACCGATGCATGCCGTCAATCGCGACATGGTGCAGTTGCAGACGCAGATCCAGCAGTTACAGGATTCTGTTGCCCGCCTGCAGCAATCCAACGACGAACGTATGGGAGTTCTGAAGGATCTCGTACAACAGACCGCCGACAGCGTGAATCGCATGGCCTCCACCGTGGACGCGCTGCAGAAGCACGTCAGCGCGCAGCAGGATGCGGAAGGCGCGAAGGTGGACACGGTTTCCGGACAGGTCCAGAGCCTGAATGATTCTGTTGACGAACTCAAAGCGCGCCTTGGACGGATCGAGAAAGCACTCGCCGACATCCAGAGCACGCAGCAGAGCGTGAACGCGAAGCTGGACTCCGCCGCTCCTGCGGCTGGAACGCCCGCTCCGGCATCTCCCTCAGATTTCTCTGCGCCTCCCCCAAGCGGAAAGAAAGGCGCCACGCGAGTTGATCCCGTCGCGGCCGCACCGGTTGAACAGCAACCTGCGCAGCCTGCAGCCCCCCCGCTCCGCGACCTGTACCAGACCGCTTATGGTGATTTCGTGGGTGCCAAGTACACGCTCGCTTCCGCCGAGTTTGGTGATGTAGTGAAGTTTTATCCGGACGATCCCCTCGCCGGGAACGCCTATTTTTACCTTGGTGAAATTGATTACAAGGCAGGCAAGTTCAACTCTGCAGCAAAGAACTACGATCACGTCCTGGAGCAGTATCCTGGCAATGCAAAGATTCCGGTATCGCATCTGCGCAAGGGCCAGTCTCTGATCGCCCTGAAGCAGAATGAAGCGGGCATCCGTGAACTGCGATCGCTCATTCAGCGCTTCCCTAACTCGCCGGAAGCAACGCAGGCGCGCAGCAAACTCAGTGCCATGGGAGTTCCGAGCACGGCAAGGCGTTAG
- the carB gene encoding carbamoyl-phosphate synthase large subunit translates to MPRRNDIAKILVIGSGPIVIGQSAEFDYSGTQACKALKAEGYEVVLVNSNPASIMTDPEVADRTYIEPLTPRYVEEILRVESEMLVESGKPGVFAVLPTVGGQTALNLAVDLADTGILEKYNVELIGAKLDAIKKAEDRLLFKDAMNKIGLDMPRSVLVNNLRDGLDFTQKIGFPAVIRPSFTLGGSGGGIAYNREELTEILARGLDLSPVGECLLEESVLGWKEYELEVVRDLADNVIIICSIENFDPMGVHTGDSITVAPAQTLTDREYQCMRDAAIRVIREIGVETGGSNVQFAVNPANGRMTVIEMNPRVSRSSALASKATGFPIAKIAARLAVGYTLDELQNDITKATPACFEPTIDYVVVKIPKWQFEKFPGANEDLGPQMKSVGEVMAIGRTFKEAMMKAVRSLETGKKATAADVDPRRLTQRLVTPHPDRLTYVRYAFERGMSVREVARLTGMDPWFLYQVKQISDEIGGLAGKTLETLTYDDMRSAKRMGISDERIASSLQIEGKDATGKIRDLRKKLGVMPVFKLVDTCAAEFESFTPYLYSCYDEEDEATPTNRKKIIILGSGPNRIGQGIEFDYCCCHAAFALREDGYETIMVNCNPETVSTDYDTSDRLYFEPLTLEDVLAVYHHEASSGAEIGMIVQFGGQTPLNLSLPLKAAGVPIIGTSPESIDLAEDRKRFGKLIEELGIPQPQGAMATSIEEAIAGADRVTYPVLVRPSYVLGGRAMVIVYDEAGVRNYMSTAIEYSQERPVLIDHFLEDATEVDVDALCDGTDVVIAGIMQHIEEAGIHSGDSSCVLPAVDLSKEVLDQIRVYTRKLAMALSVIGLVNIQFAIQRGKVFVIEVNPRASRTVPYVSKATGVPLAKIASRLMTGRKLTEFLPDNVKSGEDLSTGSYFFVKSPVFPWAKFPGVDTVLGPEMKSTGEVMGVADNFGEAFAKAQIAAGQNLPTKGTVFLSINQRDKNAIVPLAKQFVEMGFHIVATHGTADRLENAGLQVERVHKVMEGRPNVVDLIKGDRIQLIINTPQGQDAIFDEKAIRRAAVLGRIPTITTIAAGRAAADGIESLQRQQTRVVALQALHAEHLLPA, encoded by the coding sequence ATGCCACGCAGAAATGACATCGCGAAGATCCTCGTCATCGGCTCCGGCCCCATCGTTATCGGCCAGTCCGCCGAGTTTGACTACTCTGGTACGCAGGCCTGCAAGGCCCTGAAGGCTGAAGGTTACGAGGTCGTCCTCGTCAACTCGAACCCCGCCTCGATCATGACCGACCCTGAGGTCGCCGACCGTACCTATATCGAACCGCTAACGCCTCGCTATGTCGAAGAGATTCTTCGCGTGGAGAGTGAGATGCTCGTCGAGAGCGGCAAACCCGGCGTCTTTGCTGTGCTGCCCACCGTTGGCGGACAGACTGCGCTCAACCTCGCCGTAGATCTCGCCGACACCGGCATCCTCGAAAAGTACAATGTCGAACTCATCGGTGCGAAGCTGGACGCGATCAAGAAGGCGGAAGACCGTCTCCTCTTCAAAGACGCGATGAATAAGATCGGTCTCGACATGCCGCGCTCCGTACTGGTGAACAACCTGCGCGACGGTCTCGACTTCACGCAGAAGATCGGTTTCCCCGCAGTCATTCGCCCCTCGTTTACGCTGGGCGGATCGGGCGGCGGCATCGCCTACAACCGCGAAGAACTCACCGAGATTCTCGCGCGTGGTCTGGATCTCTCGCCCGTAGGCGAGTGTCTCCTGGAAGAGTCCGTCCTCGGTTGGAAAGAGTACGAGCTCGAGGTGGTGCGCGATCTTGCGGACAACGTCATCATCATCTGCTCGATTGAAAACTTCGATCCCATGGGTGTCCATACGGGCGACTCCATCACCGTTGCTCCGGCGCAGACGCTTACCGATCGTGAGTACCAGTGCATGCGTGATGCCGCCATCCGCGTCATCCGTGAGATCGGCGTGGAAACCGGCGGATCCAACGTGCAGTTTGCGGTGAACCCTGCGAATGGACGCATGACGGTCATCGAGATGAACCCGCGCGTCTCGCGCTCATCCGCGCTTGCATCGAAAGCGACTGGCTTTCCCATTGCGAAGATCGCCGCGCGCCTCGCCGTCGGTTACACGCTCGATGAGTTGCAGAACGACATCACCAAGGCCACACCGGCCTGCTTTGAACCGACGATCGATTATGTCGTCGTCAAGATTCCGAAGTGGCAGTTTGAAAAGTTCCCAGGAGCCAACGAGGATCTCGGCCCGCAGATGAAGTCCGTCGGCGAAGTGATGGCCATTGGCCGCACCTTCAAAGAAGCGATGATGAAGGCCGTCCGCTCGCTCGAGACAGGAAAGAAAGCCACTGCTGCGGACGTTGACCCCCGCCGCCTCACCCAGCGTCTGGTCACACCGCATCCTGATCGTTTGACTTACGTTCGTTATGCCTTCGAACGGGGCATGTCTGTGCGCGAGGTCGCTCGCCTCACAGGAATGGACCCATGGTTCCTGTACCAGGTGAAGCAGATCTCCGACGAGATCGGCGGCCTTGCGGGCAAGACGCTGGAGACGCTGACATATGACGATATGCGCTCTGCGAAGCGTATGGGCATCAGCGACGAGCGCATCGCAAGTTCACTGCAGATTGAAGGCAAAGATGCCACGGGCAAGATCCGCGACCTGCGGAAAAAGCTTGGCGTCATGCCGGTCTTCAAGCTCGTCGATACCTGCGCTGCGGAGTTCGAATCGTTCACTCCTTACCTCTACTCCTGCTACGACGAGGAAGATGAGGCAACGCCGACGAACCGCAAGAAGATCATTATCCTCGGAAGCGGCCCGAATCGTATCGGCCAGGGCATTGAGTTCGATTACTGCTGCTGCCACGCTGCCTTCGCTCTCCGCGAAGACGGTTACGAGACCATCATGGTCAACTGCAATCCCGAGACGGTCTCCACTGACTACGACACCTCGGACCGCCTTTACTTCGAGCCGCTCACGCTGGAAGATGTCCTCGCGGTCTATCACCATGAGGCAAGCTCGGGCGCAGAGATCGGTATGATCGTGCAGTTCGGCGGACAGACGCCGCTCAACCTCTCCCTGCCTCTCAAGGCCGCTGGCGTTCCCATCATCGGCACCTCGCCGGAGTCCATCGACCTCGCAGAAGATCGCAAGCGCTTCGGCAAACTAATTGAAGAGCTTGGCATCCCGCAGCCTCAGGGCGCAATGGCGACCAGCATCGAAGAAGCCATTGCGGGTGCGGATCGCGTTACCTACCCTGTGCTCGTGCGTCCCTCGTACGTTCTCGGTGGGCGCGCCATGGTGATTGTGTACGACGAAGCAGGCGTGCGCAACTACATGTCCACCGCCATCGAATATTCGCAGGAGCGTCCGGTACTGATCGACCACTTCCTCGAAGATGCGACTGAAGTCGACGTCGACGCGCTCTGTGACGGTACGGATGTCGTCATCGCAGGCATCATGCAACACATTGAAGAGGCCGGTATTCACTCCGGTGACTCCTCGTGCGTTCTCCCGGCGGTCGATCTCAGCAAGGAAGTCCTCGACCAGATCCGAGTCTACACACGCAAGCTGGCGATGGCTCTGAGCGTGATCGGCCTGGTGAACATTCAGTTCGCCATTCAGCGTGGGAAGGTCTTCGTGATCGAAGTCAATCCCCGCGCGTCCCGCACGGTGCCTTACGTCTCCAAAGCGACCGGTGTGCCACTGGCGAAGATTGCATCGCGTCTGATGACGGGTCGCAAGCTCACAGAGTTCCTACCGGACAACGTAAAGTCGGGAGAAGACCTCTCCACCGGCTCGTACTTCTTCGTGAAGTCTCCTGTCTTCCCATGGGCCAAATTCCCGGGCGTCGACACGGTTCTCGGACCGGAGATGAAGTCTACGGGAGAGGTGATGGGTGTAGCCGACAACTTTGGCGAAGCCTTCGCCAAGGCGCAGATCGCCGCGGGTCAGAACCTTCCGACGAAGGGTACGGTCTTCCTCAGCATCAACCAGCGCGATAAAAATGCCATCGTCCCCCTGGCGAAGCAGTTCGTCGAAATGGGTTTCCACATTGTGGCAACGCACGGCACGGCGGACAGGCTGGAAAACGCAGGTCTGCAGGTCGAGCGTGTGCATAAGGTGATGGAAGGCCGACCGAACGTGGTCGATCTCATCAAGGGCGATCGCATTCAGCTCATCATCAACACGCCGCAGGGCCAGGATGCCATCTTCGACGAGAAGGCTATCCGCCGCGCGGCTGTGCTGGGACGTATTCCCACCATTACGACGATTGCAGCGGGCCGCGCAGCCGCCGACGGCATTGAGTCCCTGCAACGGCAACAGACGCGCGTAGTGGCACTCCAGGCGCTCCACGCGGAACACCTGCTGCCTGCATAA
- the carA gene encoding glutamine-hydrolyzing carbamoyl-phosphate synthase small subunit — protein sequence MLAILALEDGRIFRGKGFGAPAERSGEVVFNTALTGYQEIFTDPSYAGQIVVLTNPQIGNYGTSPLDSESVRPYIEGLVTREFSPISSNWRSTEVADEYLERTGVPVITDIDTRALVRHLRNFGVMRGVLSTISTDEAALVAKAKSIRKMDGTDLASIVSTKEKYTFDSNDAKNETGDKFLPDSISTDGKKMHVVAYDFGIKQNILRMLARENCTVTVVPAKTSAADVLAMNPDGIFFSNGPGDPEPLDYAQQNIRDLAGKAPMFGICLGHQLFGLALGGNTYKLKFGHHGANHPIKNLETGKVEITSQNHNYAVDPESLGSDVSVTHVNLNDQTCAGLKHNEHPMFSVQYHPEASPGPHDSHYLFKDFRKMMEEWKK from the coding sequence ATGCTAGCCATTTTGGCGCTCGAAGACGGGCGCATATTTCGCGGAAAAGGTTTCGGCGCGCCTGCCGAACGTTCCGGCGAAGTCGTTTTCAATACTGCCCTCACTGGCTATCAGGAGATCTTCACGGATCCCTCATACGCCGGACAGATAGTCGTTCTCACAAACCCACAGATAGGCAACTACGGAACGTCACCCTTGGATAGCGAGAGTGTGCGTCCCTATATTGAAGGCCTGGTCACGCGCGAATTTTCGCCCATCTCCTCGAACTGGCGCTCTACCGAAGTTGCCGATGAATATCTAGAGCGCACCGGTGTTCCTGTCATTACAGACATCGACACACGCGCTCTGGTGCGGCATCTCCGCAACTTCGGCGTCATGCGTGGCGTACTCTCCACGATTTCGACGGACGAAGCGGCACTTGTTGCCAAGGCAAAATCCATTCGCAAGATGGATGGAACCGATCTCGCCTCGATCGTTTCGACGAAGGAGAAGTACACCTTCGACAGCAACGATGCGAAGAACGAAACCGGGGACAAGTTTCTTCCGGATTCCATCAGCACCGACGGCAAGAAGATGCATGTGGTCGCGTACGACTTCGGCATCAAGCAGAACATTCTGCGCATGCTGGCGCGCGAAAACTGCACCGTGACCGTAGTTCCTGCGAAGACTTCTGCAGCGGACGTGCTCGCCATGAATCCGGACGGGATCTTCTTCTCGAACGGTCCGGGCGATCCTGAACCGCTGGACTACGCGCAGCAGAACATTCGCGACCTTGCAGGCAAGGCACCGATGTTCGGCATCTGCCTTGGACACCAGCTCTTCGGTCTCGCCCTGGGTGGGAATACCTACAAGCTCAAGTTCGGCCATCATGGCGCGAATCATCCGATCAAAAATCTGGAGACAGGCAAGGTCGAGATCACCTCGCAGAACCACAACTATGCGGTCGATCCTGAATCTCTTGGCTCTGATGTTTCGGTGACGCACGTCAACCTGAACGACCAGACGTGCGCCGGGTTGAAGCACAACGAGCACCCAATGTTCAGCGTGCAGTATCATCCGGAGGCGTCGCCGGGACCGCACGACTCGCATTATCTGTTCAAGGACTTCCGCAAGATGATGGAAGAGTGGAAGAAGTAG
- a CDS encoding Rieske (2Fe-2S) protein: protein MSQWKTLCSISEAPKPGAAIECNLHEEGIDICLANVNGTLAAVNNICPHRQGPLGQGWIEGEAIVCPWHAWAFNLKTGIADPPEKASVDVYPVRIEGEVVQIVVGGFDLPE from the coding sequence ATGTCGCAGTGGAAGACGCTTTGCTCGATCAGCGAGGCCCCCAAGCCCGGTGCAGCGATCGAGTGCAATCTGCATGAGGAAGGCATCGATATTTGCCTTGCCAATGTGAACGGGACGCTTGCTGCCGTGAACAATATCTGCCCACATCGCCAGGGCCCGCTGGGGCAGGGATGGATTGAGGGAGAGGCCATCGTCTGCCCTTGGCACGCTTGGGCCTTTAACCTGAAAACCGGTATCGCAGACCCGCCAGAGAAGGCCTCGGTGGATGTTTATCCCGTCCGTATCGAAGGCGAAGTTGTGCAGATTGTGGTCGGCGGTTTCGATCTCCCGGAATAG
- a CDS encoding alpha/beta hydrolase, translating into MAKEDRSRVKEGAGAAPELIDPLWLLKMVGIVIGLALVCGYLTMAGLFWQGAWQLVLHPVRNTAQLQIPGIKTEEIRFAADEAGRPQLQGWWLSSSPVSAYAVLYLRGGESSLAINDEDKRNLLRLHAAGLGVFAFDYRGYGDSAILKPSEEHMQQDAAAAFDFLTQQRGFLPDHVLLFGTGIGASLAATSSLIHTSVAGLILDQPDTTLLRRVQEDGRARVLPVSLLFRDRFEVAAPLHRSLPPKLLITTEATQGNAQTANDKATHAAFDTAASPKNIVIMMPGAGLQAQKDEALRRFLDTYVPSARSSPLLR; encoded by the coding sequence TTGGCGAAAGAAGATCGTTCACGGGTGAAGGAAGGTGCAGGTGCGGCTCCGGAGCTGATCGACCCACTCTGGCTACTCAAGATGGTGGGGATCGTGATCGGCCTGGCGCTGGTCTGCGGCTATCTGACCATGGCGGGCCTTTTCTGGCAGGGAGCATGGCAGCTTGTGCTGCATCCTGTCCGCAATACCGCACAGCTGCAGATCCCAGGCATCAAGACAGAAGAAATTCGCTTCGCAGCCGACGAGGCAGGACGTCCGCAACTTCAGGGCTGGTGGTTGTCTTCCAGCCCAGTCTCCGCGTACGCCGTACTCTATCTCCGTGGAGGAGAAAGTTCTCTTGCGATCAACGACGAGGACAAGCGCAATCTTCTGCGTTTGCATGCAGCGGGTCTGGGCGTCTTCGCCTTCGACTATCGAGGATATGGCGACAGCGCCATCCTCAAGCCGAGCGAGGAGCATATGCAACAGGATGCCGCTGCTGCCTTCGATTTCCTGACACAGCAGCGTGGCTTTCTGCCGGATCACGTCCTCTTGTTCGGCACGGGCATCGGGGCGTCGTTGGCTGCCACAAGTTCACTGATTCACACCTCCGTTGCAGGCTTAATTTTGGATCAGCCGGATACGACGCTCCTCCGTAGAGTGCAGGAGGATGGCAGAGCCCGCGTCCTGCCAGTCAGCCTTCTCTTTCGTGACCGCTTTGAAGTAGCCGCTCCTCTGCACCGCAGCCTTCCGCCGAAGCTGCTCATCACAACGGAAGCTACGCAGGGGAACGCGCAGACGGCGAATGACAAAGCAACTCACGCCGCCTTTGATACTGCCGCTTCGCCCAAGAACATCGTCATCATGATGCCGGGCGCGGGGCTGCAGGCACAAAAAGACGAAGCGCTGCGTAGATTCCTCGATACGTATGTTCCCTCCGCACGCTCTAGCCCACTCTTGCGATAA
- a CDS encoding DoxX family protein — protein MRRWLDNMQPWGAFLLRIVLGVTMVYHGWNKVVPTGGFHGGNTFSAIDRWGHTVAGMGLPYWLGYISALTEFLGGLLLIFGLLTRFAAFMVACNMLVALVKVDVRHGYAGSQYPLALLVIALMLLFYGAGAAAVDRKVGFA, from the coding sequence ATGCGCAGATGGTTGGACAATATGCAGCCTTGGGGAGCGTTTCTGCTCCGCATCGTACTTGGCGTCACGATGGTGTATCACGGCTGGAATAAGGTCGTTCCGACAGGCGGCTTTCACGGTGGCAATACCTTCTCGGCGATTGATCGCTGGGGCCACACCGTCGCAGGCATGGGACTTCCCTATTGGCTTGGCTATATCTCCGCTCTCACGGAGTTCCTCGGCGGCCTTCTCTTGATCTTCGGGCTGCTGACGCGCTTCGCCGCCTTCATGGTTGCGTGCAACATGCTCGTCGCCCTGGTGAAGGTGGATGTACGGCACGGCTATGCAGGCTCCCAATACCCACTCGCTCTTCTCGTCATCGCGCTCATGCTGCTCTTCTACGGTGCAGGCGCAGCGGCGGTGGACCGCAAGGTAGGTTTTGCATAA
- a CDS encoding DUF1501 domain-containing protein, whose translation MAVTRRGFMKGGALALVGTSAIPSFLTRSVLAEATTAATNHKKLVVLFQRGAADGLNIVVPYREKNYYAMRPTIAIKPNEVLDLDGQFGLHPSLAAFKPLYDQGHLAIVHACGSPDTTRSHFDAQDYMESGTPGLKSTQDGWLNRALQAERMDPKLATAFRAVALGTQVPRTLQGTLPAIAINNVQDFSVGGRAANPNTGVSSAFQQMYAQTADTMLHGTGQETFEAVKMLKSADPAHYQPANGVVYPNTSFGNSLKQIAQLLKANLGVEAAFADIGDWDTHQAQGSTNGRLANRLKEFSETIAAFWKDMGQGAENITLVSMSEFGRTARQNGTGGTDHGHGNVMFVLGGTVRGGKVYGKWPGLENEQLNEGRDLTVTTDFRQVLGEAAYRTLGSQNLDLVFPNAKLTKNGFLNIV comes from the coding sequence ATGGCGGTTACACGGCGCGGATTTATGAAGGGCGGAGCTCTTGCCCTGGTAGGAACTTCGGCGATCCCGAGTTTCCTGACGCGAAGCGTTCTGGCAGAGGCAACGACGGCTGCGACAAATCATAAGAAGCTCGTGGTTCTCTTTCAGCGCGGTGCTGCCGATGGTCTCAACATCGTCGTTCCGTATCGCGAGAAGAACTACTACGCCATGAGGCCGACGATCGCCATCAAGCCGAATGAAGTCCTCGATCTGGACGGCCAGTTCGGTCTGCATCCGTCGCTTGCAGCCTTCAAACCTCTTTACGATCAGGGACATCTCGCCATAGTGCACGCCTGTGGCTCTCCAGATACGACGCGCTCGCACTTCGATGCGCAAGACTATATGGAATCCGGTACACCCGGTCTCAAATCGACGCAGGATGGATGGTTGAACCGCGCTCTCCAAGCCGAACGCATGGATCCAAAGCTGGCGACGGCGTTTCGCGCGGTTGCGCTGGGTACTCAGGTTCCGCGAACTCTGCAGGGGACTCTGCCAGCGATCGCAATCAATAACGTGCAGGACTTCTCCGTCGGCGGTCGCGCAGCAAATCCTAATACTGGAGTCTCATCCGCCTTTCAGCAGATGTATGCACAGACGGCGGATACGATGCTTCACGGCACAGGGCAGGAGACATTCGAGGCCGTCAAGATGCTCAAGTCCGCCGACCCCGCACACTACCAACCAGCGAATGGTGTGGTCTACCCAAATACGAGTTTCGGAAACAGCCTCAAGCAGATTGCTCAGCTTCTCAAGGCGAATCTGGGCGTAGAAGCGGCTTTCGCCGATATCGGCGACTGGGATACTCATCAGGCGCAGGGCAGCACCAATGGTCGCCTCGCGAATCGTTTGAAGGAGTTCTCCGAAACGATCGCAGCTTTCTGGAAAGATATGGGCCAAGGCGCTGAGAACATCACGCTTGTTTCCATGAGCGAATTCGGGCGGACGGCCCGCCAAAACGGGACGGGTGGTACTGACCATGGTCACGGCAATGTGATGTTTGTTCTAGGCGGCACCGTTAGGGGTGGAAAAGTCTATGGCAAATGGCCTGGTCTGGAAAATGAGCAGCTAAACGAGGGCAGGGATCTTACTGTCACGACGGACTTTCGGCAGGTTCTTGGAGAGGCGGCTTACCGTACCCTGGGCTCACAAAACCTCGACCTTGTATTCCCAAATGCGAAACTTACAAAAAATGGTTTTTTAAACATTGTTTAG
- a CDS encoding alpha-ketoacid dehydrogenase subunit alpha/beta codes for MATKTNPSAEVSAPEETAAPLTRQQLVAFYRLMYLSRKTDDREILLKRQQKIYFQISCAGHEALLVAAGMAMKPGYDWFFPYYRDRAICLALGNTVEDQLLQAVGADDPASGGRQMPSHWTNTRLHIVSPSSSTATQLLHGVGCAEAGVYFTKHPEAAAAGEFGDGDYRKFKNVTFHSDEVVYASVGEGSTSQGEFWEALNTASNAKLPIIFVVEDNGYAISTPVETNTPGGNISRLVANFPNFHFEEVDGTDAIASYEAMQRAVAYCRARKGPALVHGHVIRPYSHSLSDDERLYRVAEELEADALRDPISRMQVHLLQNGILTEDELHTLERDVTAEVQQAADNALLAPLPTIENIEKHVYSEALKPISSVFATAPAENLDVTERTMADLINSTLRDEMRRDSRIVIFGEDVADVSRDQHLKSGKLKGKGGVFKLTSGLQAEFGSDRVFNSPLAEANIVGRAIGMAVRGMKPVVEIQFFDYIWPAMHQMRNEMSVMRWRSNGNYSCPLVMRVPIGGYLTGGSIYHSQSGESIFAHTPGVRIVMPCNALDAAGLLRTAIRCDDPVLFLEHKRLYRETYGRAQYPGPEYAIPFGKAHTVREGKDVTIVTYGAVVPRALQAAQRLEREKGISVELIDLRSLAPYDFEAIAESVRKTNRVIVAHEDMMSWGYGAEIAARIADELFYDLDAPVRRVASMDTFVAYQPILEDAILPQPDDLFNAVAELAMF; via the coding sequence ATGGCGACCAAGACGAACCCGAGCGCTGAGGTGAGCGCACCAGAAGAGACGGCTGCTCCGCTTACGCGGCAGCAGTTGGTGGCGTTCTATCGACTGATGTACCTGTCTCGCAAGACGGACGATCGCGAGATCCTGCTCAAACGCCAGCAGAAGATCTATTTTCAGATCTCCTGCGCGGGCCACGAAGCTCTGCTGGTCGCGGCCGGCATGGCGATGAAGCCCGGATATGACTGGTTCTTTCCGTACTATCGCGACCGCGCCATCTGCCTGGCTCTGGGAAATACCGTGGAAGACCAGCTTCTGCAGGCCGTTGGCGCGGACGATCCGGCCAGCGGCGGACGCCAGATGCCTTCGCATTGGACGAATACGCGGCTCCACATTGTCAGCCCCTCCTCTTCGACCGCGACCCAGCTTCTGCATGGTGTCGGATGCGCCGAAGCAGGCGTCTATTTTACGAAGCACCCGGAGGCAGCCGCAGCAGGGGAGTTTGGCGACGGCGACTACAGGAAGTTCAAGAACGTTACTTTTCATAGCGACGAGGTCGTCTATGCCTCTGTCGGCGAGGGATCGACTTCCCAGGGAGAGTTCTGGGAGGCTTTGAATACTGCGTCCAACGCCAAGCTGCCCATCATCTTTGTGGTGGAAGATAACGGCTATGCGATCTCTACGCCGGTTGAGACGAACACTCCCGGCGGAAACATTTCTCGTTTGGTTGCGAACTTCCCGAACTTCCATTTCGAAGAAGTCGACGGTACCGACGCTATTGCCAGCTATGAGGCGATGCAGAGGGCGGTGGCATACTGCCGTGCGCGCAAAGGGCCTGCCTTGGTGCATGGACACGTCATCCGCCCGTATTCGCATTCGCTCTCGGATGATGAACGGCTCTACCGCGTGGCGGAGGAGCTGGAAGCCGACGCGCTGCGCGACCCCATCTCGCGGATGCAGGTACATCTCCTGCAAAACGGGATTCTGACAGAAGACGAACTGCATACGCTGGAGCGCGACGTTACTGCCGAGGTGCAGCAGGCTGCGGATAACGCTCTTCTCGCGCCGCTTCCTACGATTGAGAACATTGAGAAGCATGTCTACTCCGAAGCGCTCAAGCCGATATCTTCAGTGTTTGCGACGGCACCCGCAGAAAACCTGGATGTGACCGAGCGGACGATGGCTGACCTCATCAATTCCACGTTGCGGGATGAGATGCGGCGGGATTCCCGGATCGTCATCTTCGGCGAAGACGTTGCCGATGTCAGCCGTGACCAGCATCTGAAGAGCGGCAAACTGAAGGGGAAGGGCGGTGTCTTCAAGCTCACCTCCGGCCTTCAGGCCGAGTTCGGTTCCGACCGCGTCTTCAACTCGCCGCTGGCCGAGGCAAACATCGTGGGACGGGCCATTGGCATGGCCGTGCGCGGCATGAAGCCTGTCGTGGAGATTCAGTTCTTCGACTACATCTGGCCCGCGATGCACCAGATGCGTAACGAGATGAGCGTGATGCGTTGGCGTTCCAACGGCAACTATTCCTGCCCGCTCGTCATGCGTGTTCCTATTGGTGGATACCTCACCGGTGGATCCATTTATCACTCACAGTCGGGCGAGAGTATCTTTGCGCATACGCCTGGTGTACGCATCGTGATGCCTTGCAACGCGTTGGATGCGGCGGGGCTTCTACGTACTGCAATTCGCTGCGACGATCCTGTGCTTTTCCTCGAACACAAGCGCCTTTATCGCGAAACCTACGGACGGGCTCAGTATCCCGGACCGGAGTACGCCATCCCCTTTGGCAAGGCGCACACTGTCCGCGAAGGCAAGGACGTCACGATCGTGACCTACGGTGCCGTCGTGCCTCGTGCTTTGCAGGCGGCGCAGCGGCTCGAGCGCGAAAAGGGAATCAGCGTGGAGCTAATCGACCTGCGCTCGCTCGCGCCATACGATTTCGAGGCGATTGCCGAGAGCGTGCGCAAGACCAACCGCGTCATCGTGGCCCATGAAGACATGATGAGTTGGGGATATGGCGCGGAGATCGCCGCCAGGATCGCCGACGAACTCTTCTACGACCTCGACGCCCCGGTGCGCCGCGTGGCTTCGATGGACACCTTCGTGGCCTACCAGCCCATTCTGGAAGACGCGATCTTGCCGCAGCCGGACGACCTCTTCAACGCTGTTGCCGAACTGGCGATGTTCTGA